The DNA segment AGTGGCAATTACTATATTCGAGGCTGGGGCGATTGGGCTGTTTAATCCTTGTGACAATACTGTGCAAAAATGATATTCTAAAATCAATAATTAGTATTCATGGAGGAATCCTAAAGGAGAATTTTGTTTACCTAGTAGAGATGCTATAATAGCTAATTATCATTTAATGTTATGGCCAAAACTATAGAGAATACAATGAAGATTATCAATAATAGCACGATTTTGTGTTTTTGACCTTCCTTCCTAGATTCTAGAAGAAAGCTTATTCTAGAAGGGATAGTTTTACTGAAAGAAGATTTCGTTTTACTCTCAGCCTTACCCACGGTACTAAGAATTCGTTTCTTTTTTGAGGAAGTAGCTCGTAAAAGAGATCTATTTCTCTTAAAACTAGAAACCATATGTTGCATTGCTCCTCCAGCCATTGACTTGGTTTTGATGTATAGCACAAATATAGTAAAAATGAAGGAGACATGAACGTTGAAGCTCGATTAGGATAATAGCTGAATAGGGTTGGAAATGGTCGTTGAGCAAAGTTGAAGCCTCTTTGATAAGATCTAATGTCACTTTAATTCCACTCAGTGACCTTTGTTTATTTGCTTCTTAGGAGTTGGTATTATCTAAAACACTTCTATAAATCTCCTCAAACAAACTTACCCCGGTCTCAATCAAGTCATCGGGAAAGTCGAAATTATGATGATGAAGCTCAGCATGGTTTTCGCCAGATCCTAATCCAAAAAATCCTCCTCTAATTTTTTGATTATAGTAGCCAAAATCTTCTGACCAGCGCATGGATTCAGGAATATGGGAAATACTTAAATTCTTGTGGATAGCAGCTTGCTCAATAATATTGATGGCTTCTTCATCATTAACAGTAGCTGGGAATTCTTCTAAATATTCGATCTCAAAATCCAAAGCATGATTCTTGCAAATATTCTGGATGATGTGCTCTGCTTTTTCAATTAAAAGGGCCATGTCTTTATTCTCAAAGGCACGCAAGGTAAAGCCCATTTCGGCAAAACCAGGGGAGGTCCCAAATGCTATTTCTCCCAATCTGGAATAGATAAAGGTGATAAGGCTTAAATTCTGAAAAAGTTGTTTTTGTTGGATGAGTTTGTGAAGTTGATGAGTAATATCAGCCATGGCCAAAGCGGGATTGATTCCTTTTTCTGGCTCAGCGGCATGACAAGTTTTGCCTTTTAGTTTTAGCTTCATTCCTTTGCTGGCTGCTGCAAAGCTTCCTGGTTTTAGCAAAACTTGGTGCAAAGCATAACCTGGAATATTGTGCAATCCAAAAATATAGTCGGCATTTAAAGCTAGGAATTCTTTACTTTCCATGACTTCTTTTGCTCCCATTCCTGTTTCTTCTGCTGCCTGAAAGAGAAGTGCTACTTTTCCGTGGCTCGGTCTATTTTCTGCTATCCTCCTTGCAAATCCTATCAATATGGTACTATGTCCATCATGCCCACAAAGATGTGCTACGCCTTTATTTTCTGATTGATAAGACAGTTCGTTTCGCTCTTGTATGGGAAGTGCATCCATATCGGCTCTAAAAATAATACTTGAACCAGGTTTTCCAGAATCGAAAACATAGACTTTTGAAAATTCTCCAATGTGAATTATCTGATCAGGATTCAGTGGAACCATGATGCTTTCTATAAATCTACTGGTTTCATATTCTTGATGAGAAAGCTCAGGATATTGATGAAGGTGTTGTCTAATGTCTGTTAAATTCAAAGGGTGTGGTTTTATAAATCTATAAATCAGATGGTTTGGTGTAAAACAAAAGTTTGCCTGGCTTGGAATTGATTTCATTCCATCTGTCGATTTTAAATTCAATACCAACCACTGCAGAGGTAGGCATCCAATCTATTTCATCTTTGCATAAATAAGTGGCGATACTGCTTAATCCAGGATTATGACCTAAAATCATGATTTCGTTCACATCATCATTTACACAATATATCACATCGAGAATGGAATTTGTGGAAGCCAAGTACAAACCTTTTTCTTCTGTCACCAAAGAACTATGTATATCTAAATGTTTACATACAAGTGCTGCAGTTTCAACTGTTC comes from the Lentimicrobium sp. L6 genome and includes:
- the sixA gene encoding phosphohistidine phosphatase SixA, which codes for MKKIYFMRHGKAEDGYGKSDFERELVDKGRKKTAKVAQFLKSKSVKPERVLVSMSQRTVETAALVCKHLDIHSSLVTEEKGLYLASTNSILDVIYCVNDDVNEIMILGHNPGLSSIATYLCKDEIDWMPTSAVVGIEFKIDRWNEINSKPGKLLFYTKPSDL
- a CDS encoding amidohydrolase; protein product: MNLTDIRQHLHQYPELSHQEYETSRFIESIMVPLNPDQIIHIGEFSKVYVFDSGKPGSSIIFRADMDALPIQERNELSYQSENKGVAHLCGHDGHSTILIGFARRIAENRPSHGKVALLFQAAEETGMGAKEVMESKEFLALNADYIFGLHNIPGYALHQVLLKPGSFAAASKGMKLKLKGKTCHAAEPEKGINPALAMADITHQLHKLIQQKQLFQNLSLITFIYSRLGEIAFGTSPGFAEMGFTLRAFENKDMALLIEKAEHIIQNICKNHALDFEIEYLEEFPATVNDEEAINIIEQAAIHKNLSISHIPESMRWSEDFGYYNQKIRGGFFGLGSGENHAELHHHNFDFPDDLIETGVSLFEEIYRSVLDNTNS